The Kogia breviceps isolate mKogBre1 chromosome 2, mKogBre1 haplotype 1, whole genome shotgun sequence genome segment CAGGATACAATTCCCTCTGGTGTGGAAACTCTTCCTGCATTGTGTGCAGGCATAGGGTTTCAGGCCTGTGTGGACTCTGATATGAACAATTAAGCTTCCTTTCTGACTGAAGGCTTTTCCACACTGATCACATCTATAGGGCTTCTCACCACTATGAACTCTTCTATGAACAGCGAGGTTACTTTGATTCCTGAAGCTTCTCTGACAAATAGCACACTCATAGGGTTTCTGTCCAGTGTGGAGTCTTTCGTGAACAGCCAGACTACCTCGTTGACTAAAGCTTTTCCCACACTCCTTGCACTGATAGGGCTTCTCTCCTGTGTGTATTCGTTGATGTGTAACAAGATTGCCTTTGGCCCTAAAGCTTTTTCCACAGTGGGTACACTCAAAGGGCTTCTGACCAGTGTGGATTCTCTCATGTAACGTTAGACTACCCTTTTGCCTGAAGGATTTTCCACATTCCTGGCACTCATAGACCCTCTGTCTCACTCCAGGTGAATCTTCCTGTCGTGTCTTAGAATCTGGGGATTTTTGTTCCAGCTTCTCTCTTCTGAAAGAATTCTGGAAATCCCAGCTTGAGGATCCTGTGGCCTCAGAGTGATCGTATTTGTGGTGggcttctgtcatcacatctgGTAAAATGAGAGGGAAGTCATGTAAGAGGCACCAATATGCTGAGTgagaagaacaaggaaaaaagaaacaatgcttTGAGTGCTTATAATGTGCCAGATATTATACTATAAACTTTGCATAGATAATTTAATCCTGAAAACAATCTATTGCTACAGTTAAGGAAGTGAAAGTATAGGGAGGTTGTCAAAGATTGTGCAGCTAGGTAAGCATAGGCTTGGGATTTAGGCATGCTCCATAGCAGTGTACTGCCtctaaatttaatttagtttagCCTCCCAAATAGTATTGTGTATAGACatggttatttccattttacagataagaaaacaggctcagaaaaattaagaaaactatataTGATCAATTGAGTGCCATACCCAAGTTCTGACACCAAAACAGGTGTGGATCCAGGTTGTGTAGGGCCTAAAGCTTTAACATTTTGGACGGATTCCATTAAGAAACAGTATAAAAGTAGGGGACAAGGCCTTGAAGAGACCAGTGTAAGGGAAAGATCCTGAACCTTGTTTCATTAGTTTTGTGAGAAATCCACTTCTGCTCTAGTCTGCTCTCCTAACAGTGGAGTAAGCTCCATGATATCAGAATATATGTAGCAGAATCCTtggtactttacatatattaatttgaaTTCCTGCACCCTGCAAGATAGAGTTTattgtcccattttacaaatgaagaggcTGGAGCTCaagaaagttaaataacttgtctgaTACCACAGATCAAGTCAGGGCTATCACAGAATCTGATCTAaggaatttttccttttaaaatccgTGCTATTTCAATCTGCTAAGCTATGGTGGAACTAAAGTCTATTTTGGTTTGGAAGTTATTCTCAACACTTCCTATGTAGATATTGACAGTACTGTCCAGTATTGCCCTGCATATGACCCTTCTACTGCACTTTAAATATGGGTCCATTCATCACTAATAATAGTTTTCTTGGAGTCATCCTAGGGAGATTTCAACTTGTTATTCAATGATTGTGCTGAGATTTAAAACTGCTCATTCATTCTCTCAGAGACTACCTCCATATCAAGACTGTTCTGCTCTGTTTCTACTATTTCTAACTCCAGTTTGTAGGCTTTCCCTGTAATCCCTAGAAATGGTGAGCTCCACCAAAGGAACATCTTCTCTGCATCCTCAGCCTGTTGACTAGTGCTGAGAACAGGGACACTGATTATTGTGAGTTGAGGGCATCCCAGCAATCAACTGACTCACTGAAAAATGCTACATTCTGGGCATATCTTCCATGACAGTCCAGCAGAGTAGCTGTTGGAAATCCAAACATGTCCACTCCTGCTGTATGACCTTAATCACCACCTCTTCATATGATTCTTCCATGGGCTGTTCTTGAGTACCTGgggagggaaaaacaaacaaacaaaaacaaaacagaacaataaaaacaaacaggaaaggaCAGGAGAATTGATAAATGAGAATAAAGTCAACAGGAGCTCCAGTTTGGGGTATGAGTGAATGGAGGAAATCTTGATTGCCCGATGTAATGTCAGTCACCTACAATTTAACTGCAAAATGAGCCAAAAGGTACCATGACCACTTATAAATGAGTCCAGGAGGAAGCAGGAGGTGGGAAAGCGGAGAAGACATAAAGCAAACAAGTATCTCTTCTTGCCAGTGCCAAGATAATGGTCCGTCCTATTTGTAACTTAGCTTAGCCTTAGCATGTGACTGGAATCGTCCACCTCCTTTCCCCACCTAATAGCCTGCTATTTTATCCTCCAAGCCTccaaaggaattcagaatataaaaaaatttcagCCTTCATGATTGGTTCTATGAATGAAATGGCTCCAGCTCTCCTCTCCAGTTCTCTCTAGGTTATTAGGACAGAACAAAAGATTTCATATTTCCTTTTGGCACTTCTTAGGAGGCTCCAGACTCTTCAAGGTATGAGAATACCAGTTCTGAGGAAGTATAAATACTTGGCaattcttgggaaaaaaaagaccTACTTCAGACTCCAAAACCAAGCCCAAGGCACACTGATTAAGGTAAGTAACTTGCCGCTATTCCCAGAGCCAGTAAGGAGTCAAGGTGAGGCAAAGGCTCAAATCCAAGACTTTTTGGATCCAAAGCCTATGTCCAGACAATTCTCTACTTCCTCATTACTAAAAAGCTGGTGAGAATTCTTATAAAGTGAAATAGAATGGAACAGAGCTTGACCAAACCTTACTATTCTTCTAGATCCTAGGAATCCTCTTGTTCCATATTATCCTTTTGTATTTTGGGGGGGATATTCTTCTTATTTCAGGACCCTAATTACTGAATACTTTATTTATTCAGTGGTTCAGTGTATAACCTTTGTTTCCCTCTACTATGTCCCATGAAAATGCTGGCCTCCTGATTTAATGAAATAGCAGTGTGATACTACAATTCTTTGTTAACCCAAACACCTGGTCTTCTTGACAACTGCCCTTTCTGCTACATGTTGTGATGACTGGAGAGGCATTTAAACTCTTTATTTGGAGGACTCAGCTCCAATTTGCAGTACAAGCCGCAAAGCGATGCCCTGTCAGAGTGTCAGGACACTACAACACCGTTCACTTGGAAGTGGAAGGTGTTACTGCTCAACCGCACATCCACCAAGAGTCAGTGGAAAGTATATGGGTACCTACTACCTGAGGTTGGACTCTGTCTCTGGTTAGTCCAGCAAATAGTTTGGTCAGAACACGTGGGCAGCACTTACAGCTGTGCCTCTCCACATGTTGTGAGATATTCAACAAGAAACAGCTCAGCTGTGTCTCAGGAACCTCCTTGATTAATAAAGGGAAATTGTATTTT includes the following:
- the ZNF32 gene encoding zinc finger protein 32 isoform X1 codes for the protein MFGFPTATLLDCHGRYAQNVAFFTYWCLLHDFPLILPDVMTEAHHKYDHSEATGSSSWDFQNSFRREKLEQKSPDSKTRQEDSPGVRQRVYECQECGKSFRQKGSLTLHERIHTGQKPFECTHCGKSFRAKGNLVTHQRIHTGEKPYQCKECGKSFSQRGSLAVHERLHTGQKPYECAICQRSFRNQSNLAVHRRVHSGEKPYRCDQCGKAFSQKGSLIVHIRVHTGLKPYACTQCRKSFHTRGNCILHGKIHTGETPYLCGQCGKSFTQRGSLAVHQRSCSQRLTL
- the ZNF32 gene encoding zinc finger protein 32 isoform X2, producing the protein MFGFPTATLLDCHGRYAQNVAFFNVMTEAHHKYDHSEATGSSSWDFQNSFRREKLEQKSPDSKTRQEDSPGVRQRVYECQECGKSFRQKGSLTLHERIHTGQKPFECTHCGKSFRAKGNLVTHQRIHTGEKPYQCKECGKSFSQRGSLAVHERLHTGQKPYECAICQRSFRNQSNLAVHRRVHSGEKPYRCDQCGKAFSQKGSLIVHIRVHTGLKPYACTQCRKSFHTRGNCILHGKIHTGETPYLCGQCGKSFTQRGSLAVHQRSCSQRLTL